GCTCGACCAGGGTGACGACGAGGCCGACCGGATGCGGTCGGTCTATCTGACCAGCACCGACGGTCTGACCTGGACGCCGCAGCGGATCGCGCTGGCGCCCACCCCGGGCCGCTGGGACGGCCGGGGGGTGCGCATCACCAGCGTCTGGCGCTCCGGTGATCAGTGGCTGGCCAGCTACGACGGCCGGGCCAGCGCCGCCGAGAACTGGTTCGAACGGACCGGCTTGGCCGTCGGGGCGAGCCCGGCGGAGTTCGCGCCGGTGGCCGGACCGATCGACCGCGACGGCCACACCCTGCGCTACGTCACGCTGGCCCAGCTGCCGGCCGGCCTGCAGGTGTACTTCGAGGCCCAACGCCCGGACGGGTCCAACGACCTGCGGACGGTGTTCGTCCCGGCCTGACACCATTGTTCTGAATCGATCTTTGCCGGGCGCGTACGGTCGAGACTGTTTGTGCACAGCCGCACCACGTGAAGTCCGGAAAGGTCAATTCATGCCCGAAACAGTCGCGGTTCCCACCGTCGAACTCAACAATGGCGTCAGCATCCCCCAGCTCGGCTTCGGGGTTTTCCAGGTCAAACCGGACGAGACGGCCGCCACCGTCACCGCCGCCCTGGACGCCGGTTACCGGCACATCGACACCGCGCAGATGTACGGCAACGAGAAGCAGGTGGGCGAGGCCATCACCGCCTACGACATCGACCCGGCCGAGGTCTTCGTCACCAGCAAGCTCAACAACGGCTTCCACGCCTACGACGACGCCCTGCGCGCCTTCGACCAGAGCCTGGCCGACCTGCAGCGCGAGCAGATCGACCTGTTCCTGATCCACTGGCCGCTGCCCGAGGTCGGGTTCGACGACGCCTGGCGCGCGCTGGAGAAGGTCTACGCGGACGGGCGGGCGCGGGCCATCGGCGTCTCCAACTTCCAGCCGCATCACCTCCGCCGGCTGCACGAGGAGTTCACGGTGCCGCCGGCGGTGAACCAGATCGAGGTGCACCCGTACCTGACCCAGACCGAGCTGCTGGCGTTCGACGCCGAGCACCAGATCGCCACCGAGGCCTGGTCGCCGATCGCCCAGGGACTGGTGCTGACCGACCCGGTGATCGTCGACGTCGCTGAGCGGTACCAGCGGACGCCGGCCCAGGTCGTGCTGCGCTGGCACATCCAGCTGGGCAACATCGTCTTCCCGAAGTCGACCTCGCCGGCGCGGATGGCCGAGAACTTCGCCATCTTCGACTTCGAGCTGGATCAGACCGACCTGGCGCTGATCTCCGCGCTCAACCGGGACGAGCGCACCGGCCCCAACCCGGACGAGTTCAACTGGATTCCCGGGCAGCCCCGCTGACCGCCTGATCGGCCGCCCGGCCCGGACCCGATGGGGCCGGGCCGGGCCGGCCGGTGTCCGCCGGCGTCAGGTCCGTTCGGTGAAGGCGCCCCGTCCCTTGTCGTTGAGCCAGTCCGAATGGTCGACGCCGGTCAGCTGCGACAGCAGCGCATTGTCCGTCCGGAAATAGGGCAACAACTGCCGGCGCTGTTCCACCGGCAGCGACGGTCGCCGGTGATGTCCGCGCTGCAACACCGCCAGCAGCGGCTTTTCGACCTGCCGCCACACCTGCGGCGGCAGGTGCGCGCCGGCGGCCGCCCCGACCCGGAAGCCCTTTTGCACGGCACGGTTGATCGCGGTGTCGGGCAC
This genomic window from Nakamurella multipartita DSM 44233 contains:
- a CDS encoding aldo/keto reductase, which encodes MPETVAVPTVELNNGVSIPQLGFGVFQVKPDETAATVTAALDAGYRHIDTAQMYGNEKQVGEAITAYDIDPAEVFVTSKLNNGFHAYDDALRAFDQSLADLQREQIDLFLIHWPLPEVGFDDAWRALEKVYADGRARAIGVSNFQPHHLRRLHEEFTVPPAVNQIEVHPYLTQTELLAFDAEHQIATEAWSPIAQGLVLTDPVIVDVAERYQRTPAQVVLRWHIQLGNIVFPKSTSPARMAENFAIFDFELDQTDLALISALNRDERTGPNPDEFNWIPGQPR